The Candidatus Methylomirabilota bacterium DNA segment GTGGACTTCACCATGGAGGTCGAGCGCTCGCTCCGAGTCCTCGACGGCGCCATCGCCATCCTCGACGCCGTCTCGGGGGTGGAGCCCCAGACGGAGACGGTGTGGAGGCAGGCCGACAAGTATCGCGTGCCGCGCATCGTTTACGTCAACAAGATGGACCGCGTGGGCGCCGACTTCTTCCGCTGCCTCGACATGCTCAAGGAGCGGCTGGGTGCCCACCCCGTGCCCATCCAGATCCCCCTCGGCCGCGAGGACAAGTTCAAGGGGGTCATCAACCTGATCGAGCAGGTCGCCTACGTGTGGCCCGAGGACGACAGCCTGGGGCAGACCTTCGAGACGGTGGAGATTCCGGCCGACCTCAAGGCCCAGACGGCGGAGTATCGCGAGAAGATGATCGAAGGGCTGGCCGAGGTCGACGATCACCTGATGGAGAAGTATCTCGGCGGCGAGAAGGTCAGCCCGGAGGAGATCAAGGCGGCCGTGCGCGCCGGCACCATCAGCATGAAGCTCTTCCCGGTGATCTGCGGCGCCTCCTTCAAGAACAAGGGCGTCCAGCCCATGCTCGACGCCGTGGTGGACTACCTGCCCTCGCCCCTCGACGTCCCCGCCATCACGGGCGTCAATCCCGAGACGGGCCAGCCGGAGACGCGCGAACCCGACGCCAAGGCGCCGGTCTCGGCGCTCGCCTTCAAGATCATGAACGACCCGTTCGTGGGTCAGCTGACCTTCGTCCGGGTGTACTCGGGCACGCTCAGCTCGGGCACCGGCGTCTACAACTCGACGCGGGACAAGAAGGAGCGCATCGGGCGTCTGGTCCGGATGCACGCCAAAAAGCAGGAGGAGATCGAGTCGGTCTCGGCCGGCGACATTGCCGCCGTTCCTGGTCTCAAGGACACGCGCACGGGCGACACGCTCTGCGACCCGAACAGGCCGATCGTGCTCGAGGCCATGGACTTCCCGACGCCGGTCATCGCCGTGGCCATCGAGCCCAAGACCAAGGCCGACGAGGAGAAGCTCGGCCAGTCGCTGGCCCGCCTCGCCATGGAGGACCCGACCTTCAAGGTCAACGTAGATCCCGAGACCAACCAGACGCTCATCCACGGGATGGGCGAGCTGCACCTCGAGATCATCGTCGACCGGCTCCTGCGCGAGTTCAAGGTCGAGGCCAATGTCGGCAAGCCCCAGGTCGCCTACCGCGAGACGGTCCGGCAGAAAGCCGAGGCGCAGGGGCGCTTCGTGCGCCAGACGGGTGGCCGGGGGCAGTATGGCGACGTGTGGCTCGAGATCGAGCCGACGGAGCCTGGCCTGGGCGTGATCTTCGAGAACAAGCTCAAGGGCCCCGCCATCCCGCGCGAGTACGTGCCCGCCGTCGAGAAGGGCATCAAGGAAGCGGCCGAGACCGGCGTGCTCGCCGGCTACCCCGTGGTGGACATCAAGGTCTCGTTGACGGACGGCAGCTACCACGATGTGGACTCGAGCGAGATGGCGTTCAAGATCGCGGCCTC contains these protein-coding regions:
- the fusA gene encoding elongation factor G; protein product: MEPQYPLEKTRNIGIMAHIDAGKTTTTERVLYYTGRSYKIGEVHEGTAVMDWMVQEQERGITITSAATTSFWADCRINIIDTPGHVDFTMEVERSLRVLDGAIAILDAVSGVEPQTETVWRQADKYRVPRIVYVNKMDRVGADFFRCLDMLKERLGAHPVPIQIPLGREDKFKGVINLIEQVAYVWPEDDSLGQTFETVEIPADLKAQTAEYREKMIEGLAEVDDHLMEKYLGGEKVSPEEIKAAVRAGTISMKLFPVICGASFKNKGVQPMLDAVVDYLPSPLDVPAITGVNPETGQPETREPDAKAPVSALAFKIMNDPFVGQLTFVRVYSGTLSSGTGVYNSTRDKKERIGRLVRMHAKKQEEIESVSAGDIAAVPGLKDTRTGDTLCDPNRPIVLEAMDFPTPVIAVAIEPKTKADEEKLGQSLARLAMEDPTFKVNVDPETNQTLIHGMGELHLEIIVDRLLREFKVEANVGKPQVAYRETVRQKAEAQGRFVRQTGGRGQYGDVWLEIEPTEPGLGVIFENKLKGPAIPREYVPAVEKGIKEAAETGVLAGYPVVDIKVSLTDGSYHDVDSSEMAFKIAASIGFKEVCRKAKPVLLEPVMDVEVVCPSDYQGAVIGDLNSRRGRIVSQEVRANAQVIRANVPLGQMFGYATDVRSMTQGRATYTMQFARYEEVPKNIAEEIMAKVAGKGTPRAGSR